One window of Aggregicoccus sp. 17bor-14 genomic DNA carries:
- a CDS encoding A24 family peptidase, producing MNWQSTPGLEAAFALWLCALGLVIGSFLNVVIARVPHGQSVVRPRSRCPRCGHQLSAWENIPVLSWLLLRGRCRGCRLPISWRYPAVELLTGLLFLAALRRFDWSPELPMALVLICLLIPLTFIDLEHWILPFSLTLPGIAAGLLVTAPLGLERWLASLIGAVAGFFVFWALEWLGEKIFKKEALGGGDKYLLALIGAFLSWKALLGVIFLASLQGALVGTALLLVRGRAGPAPEEGTPAQPPPDAAAPAAAAPETAEAPESAEEDDWEPGPTNIPFGPWLSIAALELLLLGPALVRWLPEGFALLLPAAG from the coding sequence ATGAACTGGCAGTCCACCCCTGGTCTCGAGGCGGCCTTCGCCCTCTGGCTGTGCGCGCTCGGGCTCGTGATCGGCAGCTTCCTCAACGTGGTCATCGCCCGCGTGCCGCACGGGCAGAGCGTGGTCCGCCCGCGCTCGCGCTGCCCGCGCTGCGGCCACCAGCTGAGCGCCTGGGAGAACATCCCGGTCCTCTCGTGGCTGTTGCTGCGCGGGCGCTGCCGGGGCTGCCGGCTGCCCATCAGCTGGCGCTACCCGGCGGTCGAGCTGCTCACGGGGCTGCTCTTCCTGGCCGCGCTGCGCCGCTTCGACTGGTCGCCGGAGCTGCCGATGGCCCTGGTGCTCATCTGCCTCCTCATTCCGCTCACCTTCATCGACCTCGAGCACTGGATCCTGCCCTTCTCCCTCACGCTGCCCGGCATCGCCGCGGGCCTGCTGGTGACGGCGCCGCTCGGCCTGGAGCGCTGGCTCGCCTCGCTCATCGGCGCGGTGGCGGGCTTCTTCGTGTTCTGGGCGCTGGAGTGGCTGGGGGAGAAGATCTTCAAGAAGGAGGCGCTGGGAGGAGGGGACAAGTACCTGCTCGCGCTCATCGGTGCCTTCCTGAGCTGGAAGGCGCTGCTCGGCGTCATCTTCCTCGCATCCCTGCAGGGCGCGCTCGTGGGCACGGCGCTGCTGCTGGTGCGCGGCCGCGCCGGCCCTGCCCCCGAGGAGGGGACCCCGGCGCAGCCCCCCCCGGACGCTGCGGCACCCGCGGCGGCAGCCCCGGAGACAGCGGAGGCGCCGGAGTCCGCAGAGGAGGACGACTGGGAGCCCGGGCCCACCAACATCCCCTTCGGCCCCTGGCTGTCGATCGCCGCGCTCGAGCTGCTGCTGCTGGGGCCCGCCCTCGTTCGCTGGCTGCCCGAGGGCTTCGCGCTCCTGCTTCCCGCCGCGGGCTGA
- a CDS encoding ATP-binding protein yields MKWRIASLAFLLSTAATGLAWLSLQPVLVRLLELLRQLAPPGSAALLALGQVRALLPWLLGFDLVAMAALAFAVLYVMVGRPLRRTEETVEALGRLELEQPFTPGGGPLLSRVQGALGRMAVALQEERRVTQAQLVALREAHARVSRAQTELVAAERLATVGKLAAGVAHEVGNPLSGVLGYLSLARGRAAPLPDVVDYLDRIELEVQRIDGIVRRLLELGRPAPLQLSPVDVGALVQSCVELLRAGPDFARVHIRLELTPAVARTASDLVSQILINLLLNAAQAQEGAGEVAVHVGTSGGRVQLRVEDAGQGIPPEVLPHLFEPFFTTRTGGRGSGLGLAVSLHLATTLGGRLTAENRPERGARFTLELPAA; encoded by the coding sequence GTGAAGTGGCGAATCGCCAGCCTCGCCTTCCTGCTCAGCACGGCTGCGACGGGCCTCGCCTGGCTCTCCCTGCAGCCGGTGCTCGTGCGGCTGCTCGAGCTGCTGCGCCAGCTCGCGCCCCCCGGCTCCGCAGCGCTGCTCGCGCTCGGGCAGGTGCGGGCGCTGCTGCCCTGGCTGCTGGGGTTCGATCTCGTGGCGATGGCGGCGCTGGCCTTCGCCGTGCTGTACGTGATGGTCGGCCGTCCGCTGCGGCGCACCGAGGAGACGGTGGAGGCGCTGGGGAGGCTCGAGCTGGAGCAGCCCTTCACCCCGGGGGGCGGGCCGCTGCTGTCGCGGGTGCAGGGGGCGCTGGGGCGCATGGCCGTGGCGCTGCAGGAGGAGCGGCGCGTGACGCAGGCCCAGCTGGTCGCGCTGCGCGAGGCCCATGCGCGCGTGTCGCGGGCCCAGACCGAGCTCGTCGCCGCCGAGCGCCTCGCCACCGTCGGAAAGCTGGCCGCCGGCGTGGCCCACGAGGTGGGCAATCCGCTCTCCGGGGTGCTCGGCTACCTCTCGCTCGCCCGGGGGCGCGCCGCGCCGCTCCCCGACGTCGTCGACTACCTGGACCGCATCGAGCTCGAGGTGCAGCGCATCGACGGCATCGTGCGGCGCCTGCTCGAGCTGGGGCGCCCCGCACCGCTGCAGCTCTCGCCGGTGGACGTGGGCGCGCTCGTGCAGAGCTGCGTCGAGCTGCTGCGGGCCGGGCCGGACTTCGCCCGGGTCCACATCCGGCTCGAGCTGACGCCTGCCGTGGCGCGCACGGCCAGCGACCTCGTGTCGCAGATCCTCATCAACCTGCTGCTCAACGCGGCCCAGGCCCAGGAGGGCGCGGGCGAGGTGGCGGTGCACGTGGGGACGTCCGGGGGCCGCGTCCAGCTGCGGGTGGAGGACGCGGGGCAGGGAATCCCCCCCGAGGTGCTGCCGCACCTCTTCGAGCCCTTCTTCACCACCCGCACGGGAGGGCGTGGCAGTGGCCTGGGGCTCGCGGTCTCGCTGCACCTCGCCACCACGCTCGGGGGGCGCCTGACGGCGGAGAACCGCCCGGAGCGGGGCGCCCGCTTCACGCTGGAGCTGCCGGCGGCCTGA
- a CDS encoding sigma-54 dependent transcriptional regulator, with product MASLRTILVADDEPSLRHILTLSLTEQGYEVRSVADGEEALRELAARPYDVLVSDVRMPRLDGLSLLPRALELQPALTVIVMSAYGSQDVALRAVAQGAYDYVQKPFKPEELVLVLRKAEERLRLLRENRRLQAGPERAGGPLERILGESEPIQQLRRQVTRLAPVTTTVLITGESGTGKELVARALHELSPRAGMPFVAVNCGAIPAGLIESELFGHARGAFTDARSAKRGLISEADGGTLLLDEVGEMPASAQVKLLRFLQEGEVRPVGESKVERVSVRVVAATLRDLGKLVARGEFREDLYYRLNVVNLHVPPLRQRAEDVPLLARGFIARFNRELNREVPVRALSAEAEALVQSYAWPGNVRELENAMERAVLLAEGEHIAPSDLPERLWSPARTAAGAAPLASQDLSLKRAMRALEESYIRAALQRTNGNRTRAAEILEISHRALLYKIKEYGIAPDADAERP from the coding sequence ATGGCCTCGCTGCGCACCATCCTCGTCGCTGACGATGAGCCGTCCCTGCGGCACATCCTGACGCTGTCGCTGACGGAGCAGGGCTACGAGGTGCGCAGCGTGGCGGATGGCGAGGAGGCGCTGCGCGAGCTCGCCGCCCGCCCCTACGACGTGCTCGTCTCGGACGTGCGGATGCCGCGCCTGGACGGGCTGAGCCTGCTGCCCCGCGCGCTCGAGCTGCAGCCTGCACTCACGGTCATCGTGATGAGCGCGTACGGCTCGCAGGACGTCGCGCTGCGCGCGGTGGCCCAGGGGGCCTACGACTACGTCCAGAAGCCCTTCAAGCCCGAGGAACTCGTCCTCGTGCTGCGCAAGGCGGAGGAGCGCCTGCGCCTGCTGCGCGAGAACCGGCGCCTGCAGGCCGGGCCGGAGCGGGCAGGGGGGCCGCTGGAGCGGATCCTGGGCGAGTCCGAGCCCATCCAGCAGTTGCGCCGCCAGGTCACCCGGCTCGCACCGGTGACGACCACCGTGCTGATCACCGGCGAGAGCGGGACGGGAAAGGAGCTCGTCGCGCGCGCGCTGCACGAGCTCTCGCCCCGCGCGGGGATGCCCTTCGTCGCCGTGAACTGCGGCGCCATCCCGGCGGGGCTCATCGAGAGCGAGCTGTTCGGCCACGCGCGCGGCGCCTTCACGGACGCGCGCAGCGCCAAGCGCGGGCTCATCTCCGAGGCGGACGGCGGCACGCTGCTCCTCGACGAGGTGGGCGAGATGCCGGCCTCCGCCCAGGTGAAGCTGCTGCGCTTCCTGCAGGAGGGCGAGGTCCGCCCGGTCGGGGAGAGCAAGGTCGAGCGCGTCTCGGTGCGGGTGGTCGCTGCGACGCTGCGCGACCTCGGCAAGCTCGTGGCGCGCGGCGAGTTCCGGGAGGACCTCTACTACCGGCTGAACGTGGTGAACCTGCACGTGCCGCCGCTGCGCCAGCGCGCCGAGGACGTGCCGCTCCTCGCGCGGGGCTTCATCGCGCGCTTCAACCGCGAGCTCAACCGCGAGGTGCCCGTCAGGGCGCTCTCCGCGGAGGCCGAGGCCCTGGTCCAGTCCTACGCCTGGCCGGGCAACGTGCGCGAGCTCGAGAACGCGATGGAGCGCGCCGTGCTGCTCGCGGAGGGCGAGCACATCGCCCCCTCGGACCTGCCCGAGCGGCTCTGGAGCCCGGCACGCACCGCGGCCGGGGCGGCGCCCCTGGCCTCGCAGGACCTCTCGCTCAAGCGCGCCATGCGGGCCCTGGAGGAGAGCTACATCCGTGCGGCGCTGCAGCGCACGAACGGCAACCGC